The following coding sequences lie in one Crassostrea angulata isolate pt1a10 chromosome 10, ASM2561291v2, whole genome shotgun sequence genomic window:
- the LOC128167653 gene encoding uncharacterized protein LOC128167653 — protein MKYPTIPTKRSSNRLSRRTLRCLSKEVYGFLALLAICTATIGTFLLIFGLKKILIFDTLSTEVLVASGAFFILFGGLLLCLSIVIYQRERRKKNICCWCCQDNEDDEWVYGIEDDASVSLSGSSYIDYEMTTIKPESARHFNDASFDCGCSCWLCDNLNSDTNLPKSLM, from the exons ATGAAATATCCAACAATTCCTACGAAAAGATCTTCAAATAGGCTTAGCAGGAGAACCCTCCGATGTCTTTCAAAGGAGGTGTATGGCTTTCTGGCATTACTGGCCATCTGCACTGCGACTATTGGGACTTTCCTGCTCATATTCGGACTGAAGAAGATTCTGATTTTTGACACTCTATCCACGGAGGTATTGGTCGCCAGCGGCgcattttttatactttttggGGGTTTACTTTTGTGTCTTTCAATTGTCATCTACCAGCGGGAACGTCGAAAGAAAAACATCTGTTGTTGGTGTTGCCAAGACAACGAAGATGACGAGTGGGTTTATGGGATAGAAGACGACGCAAGTGTCAGTCTGTCGGGGTCGTCTTACATAGACTACGAAATGACGACTATCAAACCAGAATCTGCCAGACATTTCAACGATGCAAG CTTCGATTGCGGTTGCTCCTGTTGGCTCTGTGACAATCTTAATTCGGACACCAATCTTCCAAAGTCCTTAATGTAA
- the LOC128167654 gene encoding uncharacterized protein LOC128167654, producing MDPIQSKYWNDQIKSLVGPCMVTFAIPLTIPGLTITLVAFSDEKSFPVYGTLHITGLIILIISVLLILSGCILKFIWKPIILPDIERQLSPRESFRNERGDSFYRREIERIQRENLRRSDPAPERQRKNSSTKTEETVLDSQKGTETIKSIDVAQPGKAGKQSGRRSVEQDDAQPSTAGKGLSALPPNDLYFQSPRGGRLPPIETTDKGPVPRNRVPSSDREVPDVHVSRGIRLSDPGETESASRKKKKKRKRHRRSEEGGRSKGEEEEGEEEEDETIQRGDEVKDNVSHAQSQLQLPKLQKAREHLLDENNSGESAISSNRSLLNEENSDTGKKRKRRRKKKALSSLRQESKEQTNSIQSVCRSSSHGSCNDDDVITRNLSDSDSPHPIDSN from the exons ATGGATCCAATACAAAGCAAATACTGGAACGACCAAATAAAGAGCCTGGTGGGGCCGTGTATGGTGACTTTTGCTATACCCCTGACGATCCCTGGACTAACTATCACGCTTGTAGCGTTCAGTGACGAGAAATCATTCCCTGTGTACGGAACATTACACATCACTGGACTGATCATTTTAATCATATCCGTGCTTTTGATCCTTTCGGGGTGTATCCTGAAGTTCATTTGGAAACCTATCATACTCCCTGACATTGAGCGCCAGCTGTCCCCCCGAGAGTCTTTCAGGAATGAGAGAGGGGACTCTTTCTACAGGAGAGAAATTGAGCGCATTCAGCGTGAAAATTTGAGGAGGTCCGACCCCGCACCTGAGAGACAGCGAAAGAATAGTTCAACAAAGACAGAAGAAACTGTTTTAGACTCTCAGAAAGGTACAGAGACAATTAAATCTATCGATGTTGCACAACCAGGGAAGGCAGGTAAACAGTCTGGAAGAAGAAGCGTAGAGCAAGACGATGCACAACCCAGTACAGCGGGCAAAGGTTTATCAGCATTACCCCCAAATGACTTATACTTCCAGTCTCCGCGTGGAGGCCGCTTACCACCGATAGAGACCACAGACAAGGGACCCGTACCCCGTAACAGAGTTCCTAGTTCTGATCGCGAAGTCCCGGATGTGCATGTGTCAAGAGGAATTCGACTCAGTGATCCTGGAGAAACAGAATCGGCGTccagaaagaagaaaaagaaacgtAAACGCCATCGCAGAAGTGAAGAAGGAGGAAGGAGTAAAGGGGAGGAGGAGGAAGGAGAGGAGGAGGAAGATGAGACTATTCAAAGAGGAGACGAAGTTAAAGACAATGTTTCTCACGCACAGAGTCAACTCCAGCTGCCAAAATTACAGAAAGCCAGAGAACATCTGTTGGATGAAAACAACTCAGG ggAATCTGCTATATCTTCAAATCGTAGTCTACTGAATGAGGAGAATTCAGACActggaaagaaaagaaaaagacgCAGGAAAAAGAAAGCATTAAGTTCACTACGCCAAGAATCTAAAGAACAAACGAATTCTATCCAATCAGTGTGTCGCTCCTCATCACATGGGTCGTGCAATGACGATGACGTCATAACTCGCAATCTTTCCGATTCGGATAGCCCGCATCCGATTGACTCTAATTAG